The following proteins come from a genomic window of Paenibacillus spongiae:
- a CDS encoding phytanoyl-CoA dioxygenase family protein gives MNTTFTPPLTPLSAEQIDFFNEQGYILIKKGMSDDLIDAFNGHIYDLRNQTPLPEWAKCDDDKRYSVRLFNPHQQDSFSRQMMKHVLIRGALAQLMGREAVCVQSMYFYKEPGSPGQAAHQDYYYIKDDPMTMIAAWVAMEESVDEENGCLWVMPGTHKLGLLPHGAVRNLEEHEKWTHETEGVDELKEIPVIMEKGDILLFSELLIHSSTKNRSKDRWRRSYVCHYIREDSSVLHREDLRVKYPLY, from the coding sequence ATGAATACGACATTTACACCTCCCCTTACGCCGCTTTCTGCCGAGCAGATCGATTTTTTTAATGAGCAAGGCTACATCCTGATTAAGAAAGGGATGTCGGATGATCTAATAGATGCCTTTAACGGACACATCTATGATCTCCGCAACCAGACTCCGCTGCCCGAATGGGCGAAGTGCGATGATGACAAGAGGTATTCGGTCCGCTTGTTCAATCCGCATCAGCAAGACAGTTTCTCCAGACAGATGATGAAGCATGTCCTCATACGGGGCGCGCTCGCTCAACTGATGGGAAGAGAGGCCGTATGCGTGCAAAGCATGTATTTCTATAAAGAGCCGGGCTCGCCGGGGCAAGCGGCGCATCAGGACTATTATTACATCAAGGACGACCCGATGACGATGATTGCGGCATGGGTTGCGATGGAGGAATCGGTCGACGAAGAGAATGGCTGTCTATGGGTTATGCCCGGAACTCATAAGCTGGGGCTTCTGCCGCATGGCGCCGTTCGAAATCTCGAGGAGCATGAGAAATGGACGCATGAAACCGAAGGGGTCGATGAGCTCAAAGAAATTCCGGTTATTATGGAGAAAGGGGATATTCTGCTCTTCAGCGAGCTCCTTATTCATTCCTCCACCAAAAACCGGAGCAAGGACCGCTGGCGCCGTTCGTACGTGTGCCACTATATCCGAGAAGATTCGAGCGTGCTGCATCGGGAAGATCTGCGCGTGAAATATCCATTGTATTAA
- a CDS encoding AraC family transcriptional regulator — protein MSDPLIFETPGSLVSMEYIKRTGPFKMQTGHYHNFYEIYYLVSGQRRYFIEDRSYSIQEGDLVFINPQVLHQTSDEGESAHERIVIYFTESFLRNSYHAEADLLLRPYMRDNPVYRLQVKERMQVEALMEKLMHEMRTKETGYELAIRLGVIDLLLSAARYSARSNVSPLDTPLYRKITDIVRFINENYAEPLTLNSLAGKFHVSPYYLSRTFKQATGLTIFEYMNITRIKAAEQLLKQSVLSVTDVSSAVGYNNFSHFGKMFKKHTKATPREYRKS, from the coding sequence ATGTCCGATCCATTGATATTCGAAACCCCCGGATCGCTTGTTTCGATGGAATACATCAAACGAACTGGCCCCTTCAAGATGCAGACCGGCCACTACCATAACTTTTATGAAATCTATTATTTGGTATCCGGTCAGCGGCGTTACTTTATTGAAGACCGCTCCTACAGTATTCAAGAAGGCGATCTCGTCTTCATTAATCCACAAGTGCTGCATCAGACTTCTGATGAGGGCGAATCGGCCCATGAAAGAATCGTCATCTATTTCACGGAATCGTTCTTGCGGAATTCGTATCATGCGGAAGCGGATTTGCTGCTGCGACCCTATATGCGGGACAATCCGGTGTATCGGCTGCAGGTTAAAGAGCGAATGCAGGTAGAAGCGCTGATGGAGAAGCTCATGCATGAAATGCGGACGAAGGAGACCGGCTATGAGCTGGCTATTCGTCTGGGGGTCATCGATCTTTTGTTATCGGCCGCACGTTATTCGGCACGCAGCAACGTGTCGCCGCTCGACACGCCTCTTTACCGCAAAATAACCGACATTGTCCGCTTCATCAATGAAAACTACGCCGAGCCGCTTACGTTGAATTCATTAGCCGGAAAATTTCACGTCAGCCCTTATTATTTGAGCCGCACCTTTAAGCAGGCGACCGGTCTCACCATTTTTGAATACATGAACATTACAAGAATCAAAGCAGCCGAGCAGCTGCTCAAGCAATCGGTCCTGAGCGTGACCGACGTATCGTCAGCCGTTGGCTACAATAACTTTTCCCACTTTGGAAAGATGTTCAAGAAACATACGAAAGCTACGCCTCGTGAATATCGGAAGTCCTGA
- a CDS encoding phytanoyl-CoA dioxygenase family protein, which translates to MQNIPQNAEEINRLMYHYDNVHQPVPSMDAITEAHVKQYREQGFVAVGQVLNKEQVDGSVAAIMETIFDRETKVNVQFTKPQDDLKTDEERELAVRKVFDFVDFHEELHAIAYHPDIISFVERLLGEEAKLAQNQALLKPPYGGAEKPWHQDMAYGNVAYDKAVVGVWIALDEAALDNGCMHVIPRSHMDGGVPHYSVRDWQICDTNVPVEKDTAIPLQPGGALFFHGLLYHGTPNNFSDQRRRSLQFHYVPKSAQKLTHAEYKRMFTNEMTSAEC; encoded by the coding sequence ATGCAAAACATACCGCAAAATGCCGAAGAGATTAACCGCCTCATGTACCATTATGACAACGTCCATCAGCCGGTGCCATCGATGGATGCCATTACGGAGGCGCATGTCAAGCAATATCGGGAGCAAGGGTTTGTTGCCGTCGGGCAAGTGTTGAACAAGGAACAAGTCGACGGTTCCGTCGCTGCGATAATGGAAACGATCTTCGATCGGGAGACGAAGGTGAACGTACAATTCACCAAGCCGCAAGACGACCTGAAGACCGATGAGGAGCGGGAATTGGCCGTCCGCAAAGTTTTTGATTTCGTTGACTTTCATGAAGAGCTGCATGCAATCGCTTACCATCCCGATATCATATCCTTCGTCGAAAGATTGCTGGGGGAAGAGGCGAAGCTTGCGCAAAATCAGGCCTTATTAAAGCCTCCTTACGGTGGCGCCGAGAAGCCGTGGCATCAAGATATGGCTTACGGCAACGTAGCCTATGACAAAGCGGTCGTCGGCGTCTGGATCGCATTGGACGAAGCGGCGCTTGATAACGGCTGCATGCACGTTATTCCGCGCTCTCATATGGACGGCGGCGTCCCGCATTACTCCGTTCGCGATTGGCAGATCTGCGATACGAATGTGCCGGTAGAGAAAGATACGGCTATTCCGCTTCAACCTGGGGGAGCCTTGTTTTTCCACGGTTTGCTTTATCACGGGACGCCTAACAATTTCTCAGACCAGCGCCGGCGCTCGCTGCAGTTTCATTATGTACCCAAGTCGGCTCAGAAGCTGACGCACGCCGAATACAAACGGATGTTTACGAATGAAATGACTTCAGCGGAATGCTGA
- a CDS encoding alpha/beta hydrolase family protein: MQQNRTIHTDRYYTSTEQLMRVYDTNSRRMGLADEPAIDEYKEWRSNLVAKLREITGLNQMERCPLEPELIESTQMDGYRREKWTIETEQGVRMPFYILIPQDGNDGGGKLRCMITPHGHASGGKYSPAARTDIPSIADAVTNYNYGYGERFVKQGYIVFCPDARGFGERREWMLQGDEEHAFLNSTCVALNHVAISLGRSLTGMWVWDLMRLIDYIQSRDDCDASRIGCAGLSGGGLQTLWLAAMDERVRCAVVSGYFYGYKDSLLKLSQNCGCNYVPHLWNYADMGDIGALIAPRALLIETGTRDGLNGERGMVNVTEQVAVTQRAYALWGQEDRLHHHIFEGAHLWDGQETDAFVNKALG; encoded by the coding sequence ATGCAACAGAATCGAACGATCCATACGGATCGATATTACACGTCGACCGAGCAGCTCATGCGCGTATACGATACCAATTCCCGCAGAATGGGATTGGCAGACGAACCTGCCATTGATGAATACAAGGAATGGAGAAGTAACCTTGTTGCCAAACTGCGGGAAATTACCGGCCTGAATCAAATGGAACGATGCCCGCTCGAGCCTGAGCTTATCGAATCGACGCAGATGGACGGGTACCGGAGAGAGAAGTGGACGATCGAGACGGAGCAGGGCGTAAGAATGCCTTTCTATATCCTCATCCCGCAAGACGGGAATGACGGGGGCGGTAAATTGCGCTGCATGATTACCCCTCACGGTCATGCCAGCGGAGGGAAATATTCACCTGCTGCCCGAACCGATATCCCTTCAATCGCCGATGCGGTAACCAATTATAATTACGGTTACGGTGAAAGGTTTGTCAAGCAAGGCTACATTGTATTCTGCCCCGATGCGAGAGGCTTCGGTGAACGGAGAGAGTGGATGCTGCAAGGAGACGAGGAGCATGCTTTCTTGAATAGCACCTGCGTGGCTTTAAATCATGTCGCGATCAGTCTTGGCCGTTCTCTCACGGGAATGTGGGTATGGGACCTCATGCGATTGATCGATTATATCCAGTCACGCGACGATTGCGATGCGTCAAGGATTGGCTGTGCCGGATTGTCTGGCGGAGGGCTTCAGACGCTGTGGCTGGCTGCGATGGACGAAAGAGTGCGCTGTGCGGTTGTGAGCGGATATTTCTATGGATACAAAGATTCTCTACTGAAGCTGTCGCAAAATTGCGGCTGTAATTATGTGCCCCATCTGTGGAATTATGCCGATATGGGAGACATCGGCGCCTTGATCGCTCCAAGAGCGCTTCTAATCGAAACCGGGACCCGTGACGGCTTGAACGGGGAGCGCGGGATGGTCAATGTGACGGAACAAGTGGCAGTCACTCAGCGGGCTTACGCATTGTGGGGACAGGAGGATCGCCTGCATCATCATATATTTGAAGGAGCCCATCTGTGGGATGGCCAGGAAACGGATGCATTTGTAAACAAAGCGTTGGGCTAA
- a CDS encoding glycoside hydrolase family 172 protein, whose protein sequence is MTSLLAGICQIRSNIKTKRVSSYDRSGGNADWIEIKAGETAELALIPRAGIIKHIWITLMTPDPMIRRNAVIRMYWDQEQAPSVEAPLGDFFGQGWGEEYNFVSLPLAAAPSAGKALNCYFPMPFGDGARITLENQSEHAIERFYYYVDYEEHLTMPETMGRFHAWWNKELTESHPEEGETEWGIVGPQGSNRSDANNYLLADIAGKGHFVGVNYYVDNPGPMWYGEGDDMWIVDGEPWPGSLHGTGTEDFFNSSWCPNEIYLHPYFGYARIPQHKLGWMGRTHCCRFMMEDPVYFDKSLRASIEHGHDNALTLDICTVSYWYQMEPHKVFPPLPAKESRGNMPEINHTDVHRWRHEWRKALGSGKTLWGHERE, encoded by the coding sequence ATGACAAGTTTGCTAGCAGGCATCTGCCAAATTCGCAGCAATATCAAAACGAAACGCGTTTCCAGCTATGACAGAAGCGGAGGGAACGCGGACTGGATTGAGATCAAAGCGGGAGAAACGGCTGAGCTGGCCTTGATTCCACGGGCCGGTATCATTAAGCATATTTGGATTACGCTCATGACTCCGGATCCGATGATCAGGCGCAATGCCGTCATCCGGATGTATTGGGATCAGGAACAGGCGCCGAGCGTAGAAGCTCCCTTGGGGGATTTCTTCGGTCAAGGGTGGGGAGAAGAATACAACTTCGTCTCGCTTCCCTTGGCGGCCGCACCCAGTGCCGGGAAGGCGCTGAACTGCTATTTTCCGATGCCGTTCGGCGACGGGGCGAGAATTACGCTGGAGAACCAGTCGGAGCATGCCATCGAGAGATTTTATTACTATGTCGATTACGAGGAGCATCTCACCATGCCGGAAACGATGGGCCGTTTTCACGCTTGGTGGAACAAGGAATTGACGGAGTCGCATCCCGAGGAAGGGGAGACGGAATGGGGAATCGTCGGTCCTCAAGGCTCCAACCGTTCCGATGCGAACAATTATTTGCTTGCCGATATCGCAGGCAAGGGACATTTTGTCGGCGTGAATTATTATGTCGATAATCCGGGACCGATGTGGTATGGCGAAGGCGACGACATGTGGATCGTTGACGGCGAGCCGTGGCCGGGATCCCTGCACGGAACGGGAACGGAGGATTTCTTCAATAGCTCATGGTGTCCGAATGAGATCTATTTGCATCCTTATTTCGGCTATGCCCGAATTCCGCAGCATAAATTAGGCTGGATGGGGAGAACGCATTGTTGCCGGTTTATGATGGAGGATCCCGTCTACTTTGACAAGTCGCTTCGCGCCAGCATCGAACATGGTCATGACAACGCGCTCACGCTGGATATTTGCACCGTTTCGTATTGGTATCAGATGGAGCCTCACAAAGTATTCCCTCCATTGCCGGCCAAGGAATCCCGGGGCAATATGCCTGAAATCAATCATACGGATGTCCATCGCTGGCGTCATGAGTGGAGGAAGGCGCTGGGCTCCGGGAAGACACTGTGGGGGCACGAGCGGGAATAA
- a CDS encoding glycoside hydrolase family 26 protein: MKIQRKRNAHYEVKPALINPQASVNARRLMKYLCDMYGERILSGQQAPGLNPAEIKIVHQETGKYPAVCGFDFMDYSPSRVEFGTSSDETEAAIAWWQEGGIVTFSWHWNAPKDLPNEPPDAMWYSGFYTRATTFDIAKAMNDRTSEDYALIIRDIDAIAVQLKKLQDHDIPVLWRPLHEASGAWFWWGAKGPGPCIMLWRLMYERLTHHHGLHNLIWVWNGQAKDWYPGDEYVDIIGEDVYDKPGQHTSLHERFEQALSYTNESKIIALSENGPIPDPDLLLKDDVLWSWFCTWCGGFVYVQEDDKTTYSESHTKLDKLKKFYSHPLVITREQLPDLKSYPL, from the coding sequence ATGAAAATTCAACGTAAGCGCAATGCTCATTATGAAGTGAAGCCCGCGTTAATCAATCCGCAGGCATCGGTCAACGCAAGAAGGCTGATGAAATATCTATGCGATATGTACGGCGAACGAATCCTGTCCGGCCAGCAGGCACCCGGCTTGAACCCGGCGGAAATCAAGATCGTTCATCAAGAAACCGGGAAATACCCGGCCGTATGCGGATTCGATTTCATGGACTATTCCCCTTCGCGAGTCGAATTCGGCACCTCTTCCGACGAGACCGAAGCTGCAATCGCTTGGTGGCAGGAAGGCGGAATCGTTACGTTCAGCTGGCATTGGAATGCGCCCAAGGATCTGCCGAACGAGCCGCCGGATGCCATGTGGTACAGCGGGTTCTATACCCGTGCCACTACGTTCGACATCGCCAAGGCCATGAACGACCGGACATCGGAAGATTACGCCTTGATTATCAGGGATATCGACGCCATTGCGGTACAGCTGAAGAAACTGCAGGATCATGACATTCCCGTATTATGGCGACCGCTGCACGAAGCATCCGGCGCTTGGTTCTGGTGGGGGGCCAAAGGTCCTGGGCCATGCATAATGCTGTGGCGACTTATGTATGAACGGCTGACACATCATCATGGGCTGCACAACTTAATCTGGGTTTGGAACGGCCAGGCCAAAGACTGGTATCCCGGCGATGAATATGTCGATATTATCGGAGAAGATGTCTACGACAAACCGGGACAGCATACCTCCTTGCATGAGCGTTTTGAGCAAGCGCTTTCATACACCAACGAGAGCAAGATCATTGCCCTCTCGGAGAATGGTCCTATTCCCGACCCCGATTTATTATTGAAGGACGATGTGCTCTGGTCCTGGTTCTGTACGTGGTGCGGCGGATTCGTATACGTCCAAGAAGACGACAAAACGACCTATTCGGAATCGCATACGAAGCTCGATAAGCTGAAAAAATTCTATTCGCATCCGCTCGTGATTACAAGGGAACAGCTGCCGGACTTGAAATCTTACCCGCTCTAA